The Methanobrevibacter sp. region TCTGTTTTCATTTATTAAAATTTGAAAATTATTGTATTTTATTCAATATTCGCCATTTATATTGAGAATTATTTATTCAAGTATACTTTAATTTTTATAAAATACAGTAACATTTATATACTATGTTGATTAACTTAATTAATAGAGACATGAACTGTTAGTTATTCTCTAAATTGATCATTATTTTTTATTGGAGATGAAGTTAAAAAACATTTAACTCATCTCACTTCCTTCATGTTTTTTTTTAAAATTATTAATACTTCTTTTACCTAATTATTATTCATGATTAAAAAAATTCCTGTTATAGATTTAAAACAGCACCAAGCAGTAAGCGGTAAATCTGGAAATAGAGATACATACCAATTATTAAAGACAGTTTTTGCATCATCTTCCAATCCCGTTGAAATAGCTCAGGGATTAAAATTAAACGGTGCAGACGAAATGTATATTGCAGATTTGGATTTGATAGAATCTGTTGGACATAATATCAATGATATTAAAATGGTTAACACGATTTTGCCTGTAATTTTCGATGGGGGAGTTAAGAATTGTGAAAGCTTTGACTTTTTCATTGATTATGCATATAAAATTATTGTCCCAACAGAAACACTTGAAAGTATTGACGAGATGAAAAAGATTTTTGAAAAATATCCCAA contains the following coding sequences:
- a CDS encoding HisA/HisF family protein, whose translation is MIKKIPVIDLKQHQAVSGKSGNRDTYQLLKTVFASSSNPVEIAQGLKLNGADEMYIADLDLIESVGHNINDIKMVNTILPVIFDGGVKNCESFDFFIDYAYKIIVPTETLESIDEMKKIFEKYPKERIVVSVDIKDDELYAKNLDLGLVEFKEILKEINPNEIILLDISGVGTEKGYNKKLLEEFKDFKEKLIMAGGLNKESLNELEAMGIKKVLIGTSLHSGEVKLLD